The following are encoded together in the Microbacterium hatanonis genome:
- a CDS encoding choice-of-anchor G family protein produces the protein MRRSLTALAFAAAAVVVVPLSVTATTAAWTDEEWVHEAIGTSSLRCGEDTGFASTSYGRFLSGQLLGTDLDPLADLEQMRLVLGADGALSVQPPDAVNLAALTYANPFDVDLLGIAGVDMTGFEVPVPGAALGAANQYARVSGFGAAVGASGLVNDSGVVTVGTTPSGALPSPATISLDELLPVLTGIAGADLRVGAVGASSQLDGCAALRSSTWGDGTVTGSTRSYGIAGLGLDVEVPAVGALAGTTTAGVTTVNAAVASLLGSSGLISSAIGARLDLALPGILTTNIGGSVTLSGLNLGGAVASLITTPLTDGVVTVDLQSGMVDIDLDALLPSLNNAPPNTEIVVNSAVLAPIVTRVGALLNTWTSQVVATLRQNLRAATLTVDLSAVIGAPGIGILPGLNVLNVSVDYVGTVGAVLDGTATFAIDAEAAGAVGAISTLLAALGLPTVAQLIASVELLSSVLVTAAANQITTTALGAITTLGTTLSTAVNTIIARVGSVVNVLPSILSLMVNVQPDRPGAPSGSTYIAGTADSTPQYLVSALRIGLADALTPSSIARVTLGTASAGPVAAP, from the coding sequence ATGCGCCGTTCGCTCACGGCCCTCGCGTTCGCCGCGGCCGCCGTCGTGGTCGTGCCGCTGTCGGTGACGGCGACGACGGCCGCGTGGACCGACGAGGAGTGGGTGCACGAAGCGATCGGGACGTCGTCGTTGCGGTGCGGAGAAGACACGGGCTTCGCGTCGACCTCGTACGGGCGCTTCCTCTCGGGTCAGCTCCTCGGCACCGACCTCGACCCCCTGGCCGACCTCGAGCAGATGCGGCTGGTGCTCGGTGCGGACGGCGCGCTGTCGGTGCAGCCTCCGGACGCCGTGAACCTCGCGGCCCTCACGTATGCCAACCCCTTCGACGTCGACCTGCTGGGCATCGCGGGGGTCGACATGACCGGGTTCGAGGTGCCCGTGCCGGGGGCCGCCCTGGGGGCGGCCAACCAGTACGCGCGGGTATCGGGGTTCGGGGCCGCCGTCGGCGCTTCGGGCCTGGTGAACGACAGCGGAGTCGTGACGGTGGGAACGACGCCGAGCGGCGCGCTGCCGTCGCCGGCGACGATCAGCCTCGACGAGCTGCTGCCGGTCCTCACGGGGATCGCGGGGGCGGATCTCAGGGTCGGCGCCGTCGGTGCGAGCTCCCAGCTGGACGGCTGCGCCGCGCTGAGATCGTCGACCTGGGGCGACGGCACGGTCACGGGGAGCACGCGCAGCTACGGCATCGCGGGTCTCGGTCTCGACGTCGAGGTGCCGGCCGTCGGCGCGCTGGCGGGCACCACCACGGCGGGGGTCACGACCGTGAACGCGGCGGTGGCCTCGCTCCTCGGGTCGTCGGGTCTGATCTCGTCGGCGATCGGAGCCCGCCTGGACCTCGCCCTCCCCGGCATCCTGACCACGAACATCGGCGGCAGCGTCACCCTCTCGGGACTGAACCTCGGGGGAGCGGTGGCGTCGCTCATCACCACACCGTTGACGGACGGCGTGGTGACGGTCGATCTGCAGTCGGGGATGGTCGACATCGATCTGGACGCGCTCCTCCCGTCGCTCAACAACGCCCCGCCCAACACCGAGATCGTCGTGAACTCCGCGGTGCTGGCGCCGATCGTCACCCGCGTCGGCGCCCTGCTGAACACCTGGACGTCGCAGGTCGTCGCGACGCTGCGGCAGAACCTGCGTGCAGCCACCTTGACGGTCGATCTGAGCGCCGTCATCGGCGCGCCGGGGATCGGCATCCTGCCCGGTCTGAACGTGCTGAACGTGTCCGTCGACTATGTCGGGACGGTCGGCGCGGTCCTCGACGGCACGGCGACGTTCGCGATCGATGCGGAGGCCGCGGGCGCGGTGGGAGCGATCAGCACCCTGCTCGCCGCTCTCGGCCTCCCGACCGTCGCCCAGCTGATCGCCTCGGTCGAGCTGCTCTCGTCGGTGCTGGTCACCGCCGCGGCGAACCAGATCACCACCACCGCACTGGGGGCCATCACCACGCTCGGCACGACGCTCTCGACCGCCGTGAACACGATCATCGCTCGCGTGGGCTCCGTCGTGAACGTGCTGCCGTCGATCCTGTCGCTGATGGTCAACGTGCAACCCGACCGCCCCGGCGCACCGTCGGGATCGACGTACATCGCCGGAACCGCCGACTCCACACCGCAGTACCTCGTCTCGGCGCTGCGCATCGGGCTGGCCGACGCTCTGACCCCCTCGAGCATCGCGCGCGTCACTCTCGGCACGGCGTCGGCGGGCCCGGTCGCCGCACCGTGA
- the miaB gene encoding tRNA (N6-isopentenyl adenosine(37)-C2)-methylthiotransferase MiaB — protein MSMPSRTPTVIDRSPAALRLDGQPRTYEVRTFGCQMNVHDSERLSGSLESAGYLPAEAGTDADVVVINTCAVRDNAAGKLYGTLGHLKSRKDVREGMQIAVGGCMAQMDKQAVLDKAPWVDVVFGTHNMGSLPSLLERARHNGDAELEILEALEVFPSTLPTKRDSVAAGWVSISVGCNNTCTFCIVPSLRGKEKDRRPGDILNEIRMLVDDGAIEVTLLGQNVNSYGVEFGDRLAFGKLLRAAGQIEGLERIRFTSPHPAAFTDDVIAAMAETPAVMPQLHMPLQSGSDRILKAMRRSYRSERFLGILERVRALIPQASITTDIIVGFPGETEADFEETLRVVEASRFSSAFTFQYSIREGTPAATMVDQVPKAVVQERYERLLALQDRISLEENESQVGREVQVLVSTGEGKKDASTHRLTGRAEDNRLVHFELPAGSAVPRPGDIVTVGITRAAPYYLLADAPDGASLRIRRTRAGDAWDRSQAESCGIPAPAGDAGAPRAISLGLPSLRVGV, from the coding sequence ATGAGCATGCCTTCTCGCACCCCGACGGTGATCGATCGGTCGCCCGCGGCTCTGCGCCTCGACGGTCAGCCGCGCACGTACGAGGTGCGCACCTTCGGATGCCAGATGAACGTCCACGACTCCGAACGCCTGTCGGGGTCGCTCGAGAGCGCGGGCTATCTTCCGGCCGAGGCCGGCACCGACGCCGACGTCGTGGTGATCAACACCTGCGCGGTGCGCGACAACGCCGCCGGCAAGCTCTACGGCACGCTCGGGCACCTCAAGTCGCGCAAGGACGTCCGCGAGGGCATGCAGATCGCGGTCGGCGGGTGCATGGCGCAGATGGACAAGCAGGCCGTGCTCGACAAGGCGCCCTGGGTCGACGTGGTCTTCGGAACGCACAACATGGGTTCGCTGCCGAGCCTGCTCGAGCGCGCACGACACAACGGCGACGCCGAGCTCGAGATCCTCGAGGCGCTCGAGGTCTTCCCCTCGACCCTGCCGACCAAGCGCGACAGCGTGGCCGCCGGCTGGGTCTCCATCTCCGTCGGGTGCAACAACACCTGCACGTTCTGCATCGTGCCGAGCCTGCGCGGCAAGGAGAAGGATCGCCGCCCGGGCGACATCCTCAACGAGATCCGCATGCTCGTCGACGACGGCGCGATCGAGGTGACGCTGCTCGGTCAGAACGTCAACTCGTACGGCGTCGAGTTCGGCGACCGCCTCGCCTTCGGCAAACTCCTCAGAGCCGCCGGGCAGATCGAGGGGCTCGAACGCATCCGGTTCACGAGCCCGCACCCGGCTGCCTTCACCGACGACGTCATCGCCGCCATGGCCGAGACGCCGGCCGTCATGCCGCAGCTGCACATGCCTCTGCAGTCGGGAAGCGACCGGATTCTCAAGGCCATGCGCCGGTCGTACCGGAGCGAGAGGTTCCTGGGAATCCTCGAGCGGGTACGCGCGCTCATCCCGCAGGCCTCGATCACGACCGACATCATCGTCGGCTTCCCCGGTGAGACCGAGGCCGACTTCGAAGAGACGCTGCGGGTGGTCGAGGCATCCAGATTCTCCAGCGCCTTCACGTTCCAGTACTCGATCCGCGAGGGCACCCCGGCGGCGACGATGGTGGACCAGGTGCCGAAGGCCGTCGTTCAGGAGCGCTACGAACGCCTCCTCGCGCTGCAGGACCGCATCTCCCTCGAGGAGAACGAGAGCCAGGTGGGCCGGGAGGTCCAGGTGCTCGTCTCGACCGGCGAGGGCAAGAAGGACGCCTCCACGCACCGCTTGACCGGCCGCGCCGAAGACAACCGCCTCGTCCACTTCGAGCTGCCCGCCGGATCAGCCGTTCCGCGCCCGGGCGACATCGTGACGGTCGGGATCACCAGGGCGGCGCCGTACTACCTCCTCGCCGACGCACCCGACGGTGCGTCGCTGCGCATCCGGCGCACGCGCGCGGGCGACGCCTGGGATCGATCGCAGGCGGAGTCGTGCGGTATCCCGGCCCCCGCCGGCGACGCGGGCGCACCGCGCGCGATCTCCCTCGGCCTGCCGTCGCTGCGCGTCGGAGTGTGA
- the miaA gene encoding tRNA (adenosine(37)-N6)-dimethylallyltransferase MiaA yields MSRAPRLWAVVGATGTGKTGLSLAIAQALAARGTAAEIVNADAMQLYRGMDIGTAKLREDERRGVPHHLFDALEVTDEAAVAWYQDAARDVVRRIHDRGADAILVGGSGLYVSSVVFDFAFPPRDAAVRAELEAELDRLGPGMLFARLAEQDAATAARVDPQNGRRIVRALEVLAQGQDTHGAVLPDEPVSWLGATTIVGTHIERAELVPMLDARVEGMWRDGLVEEAAALRERGLEDGVTARRAIGYAQALGQLRGELTESEAIAQTQALTRRYARRQVSWFKRYRDVAWVDSRTVDAAALVDETPTGGTDASDPISRDS; encoded by the coding sequence GTGAGCCGCGCGCCGAGGCTCTGGGCCGTCGTCGGTGCCACCGGCACCGGCAAGACCGGTCTCTCCCTCGCGATCGCCCAGGCGCTCGCCGCTCGGGGAACCGCGGCCGAGATCGTCAACGCCGACGCGATGCAGCTGTACCGCGGAATGGACATCGGAACCGCGAAGCTGCGTGAAGACGAACGACGCGGTGTCCCGCACCACCTCTTCGACGCGTTGGAGGTGACCGACGAAGCCGCCGTCGCCTGGTACCAGGATGCTGCGCGCGACGTCGTGCGCCGCATCCACGATCGAGGAGCCGACGCCATTCTCGTCGGAGGTTCGGGGCTCTACGTCTCCAGCGTGGTGTTCGACTTCGCCTTCCCGCCCCGTGACGCCGCCGTTCGCGCCGAGCTCGAGGCCGAGCTCGACCGGCTCGGGCCGGGGATGCTGTTCGCCCGGCTCGCGGAGCAGGACGCGGCCACCGCGGCCCGCGTCGACCCCCAGAACGGCCGACGCATCGTGCGCGCCCTCGAGGTGCTCGCGCAGGGACAGGACACCCACGGCGCCGTGCTGCCCGACGAGCCGGTGTCGTGGCTCGGCGCGACCACCATCGTCGGAACGCACATCGAGCGCGCGGAGCTCGTGCCCATGCTCGACGCACGCGTGGAGGGGATGTGGCGCGACGGGCTCGTCGAGGAGGCGGCTGCGCTCCGAGAACGGGGGCTCGAAGACGGTGTCACGGCGCGTCGGGCCATCGGGTACGCCCAGGCTCTCGGGCAGCTCCGCGGCGAACTGACCGAGTCGGAGGCGATCGCGCAGACGCAGGCGCTGACCCGCCGCTACGCCCGTCGACAGGTGTCGTGGTTCAAGCGGTACCGCGACGTGGCGTGGGTCGATTCGCGTACGGTCGACGCGGCGGCGCTCGTCGACGAGACGCCGACCGGCGGAACCGACGCTTCCGACCCGATCTCCCGCGACTCGTAG
- the dapF gene encoding diaminopimelate epimerase, translating to MSRTLPFTKGHGTGNDFVVIADPDGSLYLSDDQIAALCDRHMGIGADGLLRVVRSTAIYEGAEAAASGAEWFMDYRNADGSKAEMCGNGTRVFARYLVDAGLASIDGGLRIGTRAGVKTLTRSERGFEVDLGTWRAEPDDILVRARGLDVARPGTGIDVGNPHVVVALSSHTELDALDLAYRPILDPEPRHGANVEFVVPGDPLVRDGVGEVRMRVFERGVGETLSCGTGVAAAALAVRHWAGPAAPRRWQVDVPGGTLGVRIVDESDGEHVLLSGPAALVYSGEVALA from the coding sequence ATGTCGCGCACCCTCCCGTTCACGAAGGGTCACGGTACCGGCAACGATTTCGTCGTGATCGCCGACCCCGACGGCTCCCTCTACCTTTCCGACGACCAGATCGCCGCGCTCTGCGATCGCCACATGGGCATCGGCGCCGACGGACTGCTCCGCGTCGTGCGCTCCACGGCGATCTACGAAGGAGCCGAGGCCGCAGCATCCGGTGCGGAGTGGTTCATGGACTACCGCAACGCCGACGGATCGAAGGCCGAGATGTGCGGCAACGGAACGCGCGTCTTCGCCCGCTACCTCGTCGACGCCGGTCTCGCCTCCATCGACGGCGGCCTCCGGATCGGCACGCGGGCGGGCGTGAAGACGCTCACCCGCAGCGAGCGCGGGTTCGAGGTCGACCTCGGAACCTGGCGGGCGGAGCCGGACGACATCCTCGTGCGCGCACGGGGACTCGACGTCGCCCGGCCCGGCACGGGCATCGACGTCGGCAACCCCCACGTCGTGGTCGCCCTGTCGTCGCACACCGAGCTCGATGCGCTCGACCTGGCCTATCGCCCGATTCTCGACCCCGAGCCGCGCCACGGGGCGAACGTCGAGTTCGTCGTGCCCGGCGACCCGCTCGTGCGCGACGGGGTCGGCGAAGTGCGGATGCGGGTGTTCGAACGCGGCGTCGGCGAGACCCTGTCGTGCGGCACGGGCGTGGCCGCCGCGGCACTCGCGGTGCGGCACTGGGCGGGTCCCGCGGCGCCGCGACGGTGGCAGGTGGACGTACCCGGCGGCACGCTCGGCGTACGCATCGTCGACGAATCCGACGGCGAGCACGTCCTGCTGTCGGGACCGGCTGCGCTCGTCTACTCGGGCGAGGTCGCGCTGGCCTGA
- a CDS encoding class I SAM-dependent methyltransferase has product MGSDHYFTGSPSSAENLRRLRVTLAGRDVEVVTAGGVFSPDRLDAGTAVLLANTPSPPAGGDFLDLGCGWGPISLSLALDAPHATVWAVDVNERALDLVRRNAEILGLDNVNAVRPEDVPAGVAFRTIRSNPPIRVGKNELHGMLETWIPRLEERSDAWLVVQRNLGSDSLQRWLGSTLPRGFSVQRAATGRGYRVLKVRRHGTPPTAAIDIVSADDGDVQASATSPE; this is encoded by the coding sequence ATGGGGAGCGACCACTACTTCACCGGGTCTCCCTCCAGCGCAGAGAATCTCCGGCGCCTGCGAGTGACCCTCGCCGGCCGCGATGTCGAGGTTGTCACCGCTGGTGGCGTATTCAGTCCCGACCGTCTCGACGCCGGCACCGCCGTGCTGCTGGCCAACACTCCGTCGCCCCCTGCGGGCGGCGACTTCCTCGACCTCGGCTGCGGGTGGGGGCCGATCTCGCTGTCCCTCGCACTCGACGCCCCGCACGCCACGGTGTGGGCGGTCGATGTCAACGAGCGGGCCCTCGACCTCGTGCGTCGGAACGCGGAGATCCTCGGGCTCGATAACGTCAACGCCGTGCGCCCCGAGGATGTTCCCGCCGGCGTGGCCTTCCGCACCATCCGCTCGAATCCCCCCATCCGGGTGGGCAAGAACGAACTGCACGGGATGCTCGAGACCTGGATCCCCCGGCTCGAGGAGAGATCCGACGCCTGGCTCGTCGTCCAACGCAACCTCGGCTCGGACTCCCTGCAGCGCTGGCTCGGCTCCACGCTCCCGCGCGGCTTCAGCGTTCAGCGTGCCGCGACGGGGCGCGGGTACCGCGTGCTGAAGGTGCGCCGCCACGGCACGCCCCCGACCGCGGCGATCGACATCGTCTCTGCCGACGACGGCGACGTTCAGGCCAGCGCGACCTCGCCCGAGTAG
- the hflX gene encoding GTPase HflX: MTDTTIPQSADEMPVDPVDRVLARAEAHSGVRVFGAAQALQDDRTVSYGDTDGDQWDREDRAALRRVVGLSTELEDVTEVEYRQLRLENVVLVGVHPQGQQEEAENSLRELSALAETAGAVVLDGVLQRRPNPDPATYIGSGKAQELRDIVASVGADTVIVDTELAPSQRRALEDVVKVKVIDRTTVILDIFSQHAKSREGKAQVELAQLEYLLPRLRGWGDSMSRQAGGQVGAGGAGMGSRGPGETKIELDRRRIRTKMAVLRRQIRDFAPARDAKRAERKRNTIPAVAITGYTNAGKSSLLNRLTRAGVLVENALFATLDTSVRRSETADGRVYTLTDTVGFVRNLPHQLVEAFRSTLEEVGDADVIVHVVDGSHPDPAAQLATVRDVMGDVGARSTREIVVFNKADLVDADSRLVLRGLESSALFVSSRTGEGIDELRSVIEEALPLPAVEVRAVVPYDRGDLVSAAHESGIIVSQEHQAEGTFLHAHVGAKLASDLEPFLA, translated from the coding sequence ATGACAGACACCACAATCCCCCAGAGCGCGGACGAGATGCCGGTCGACCCGGTGGATCGAGTGCTCGCGCGCGCCGAAGCGCACTCCGGGGTGCGTGTGTTCGGAGCAGCCCAGGCGCTCCAGGACGACAGGACCGTCTCCTACGGCGATACCGACGGCGACCAGTGGGACCGGGAGGATCGCGCCGCCCTGCGTCGCGTCGTCGGTCTCTCCACCGAGCTCGAGGACGTCACCGAGGTCGAGTACCGGCAGCTGCGTCTCGAGAACGTCGTCCTCGTCGGGGTGCACCCGCAAGGACAGCAGGAAGAGGCCGAGAACTCGCTGCGCGAACTCTCCGCCCTCGCGGAGACCGCGGGCGCGGTCGTGCTCGACGGTGTGCTGCAGCGGCGTCCCAACCCCGACCCCGCGACCTACATCGGCAGCGGCAAGGCGCAGGAGCTGCGCGACATCGTCGCTTCCGTGGGCGCCGATACGGTCATCGTCGACACCGAACTCGCACCCAGCCAGCGGCGCGCTCTCGAGGACGTCGTCAAGGTGAAGGTCATCGACCGCACCACCGTGATCCTCGACATCTTCAGCCAGCACGCCAAGAGCCGCGAGGGCAAGGCGCAGGTCGAACTCGCCCAGCTCGAGTACCTCCTTCCGCGTCTGCGCGGCTGGGGCGACTCGATGAGCCGCCAGGCGGGTGGCCAGGTCGGTGCCGGCGGTGCCGGTATGGGCTCTCGTGGTCCGGGTGAGACGAAGATCGAGCTCGATCGTCGGCGCATCCGCACCAAGATGGCCGTGCTGCGGCGTCAGATCCGCGACTTCGCGCCCGCGCGCGATGCGAAGCGGGCCGAGCGCAAGCGCAACACGATCCCGGCCGTCGCGATCACTGGCTACACGAACGCGGGCAAATCGAGCCTCCTCAACCGTCTGACGCGCGCCGGTGTCCTCGTCGAGAACGCGCTGTTCGCCACGCTCGACACATCCGTGCGTCGCTCGGAGACCGCAGATGGGCGCGTCTACACGCTGACCGACACCGTCGGCTTCGTGCGGAACCTCCCGCACCAGCTGGTCGAAGCGTTCCGTTCCACGCTCGAGGAGGTCGGCGACGCCGACGTCATCGTTCACGTGGTGGACGGATCGCACCCCGACCCCGCCGCACAGCTCGCGACCGTGCGCGACGTGATGGGCGACGTGGGTGCGCGATCGACACGCGAGATCGTCGTCTTCAACAAGGCCGATCTCGTGGATGCCGACTCGCGCCTCGTTCTGCGCGGCCTCGAGTCGTCGGCGCTCTTCGTCTCCTCGCGCACCGGCGAGGGGATCGACGAGCTGCGCTCCGTGATCGAGGAGGCCCTGCCTCTCCCCGCCGTGGAGGTGCGCGCCGTGGTGCCGTACGACCGCGGCGATCTGGTGTCCGCGGCGCACGAGAGCGGCATCATCGTGTCGCAGGAACACCAGGCCGAAGGCACGTTCCTCCACGCCCACGTCGGGGCGAAGCTCGCCTCCGACCTCGAGCCGTTCCTGGCCTGA